A segment of the Bordetella flabilis genome:
GGTCCCGGATGCGCCGTCCATCGAATCGCTGCAGGCGCGCATCCGCGCGGTGGCGGAGGCGCTCGGCGTGCAGGCGGCGGGCGAACGCATGGTGGCCGACGTGGCGCGCCAGATGGAACGCGCGCGTGCGGTGCCCGCCACGCGCGCACGCGCCATCCTCTTGATCAACCGCAGCGGCACGCCGCAAGCCGCCGGCCAGGGTACCGCCGCCAATGAGATCATGACGCAGGCCGGGCTGGTCAACGTGCTGCAGGCCCAGCAGGGATACAAGCCGGTATCGGCGGAAGCCGTGGCGGCGCTGGCGCCCGAACTGATCGTCGTGACCGCGACCTCGCTGCAAGCCAGCGGTGGTATCGATGCACTGCTGCGCCTGCCGGGCCTGGCCGCCACACCCGCCGGGGCGCACCGGCGCGTGATCGTCATGGACGACCTGCTTATTCTGGGGCTGGGACCGCGCCTGCCGTTGGCCTTGACCCAGCTCAAACAGGAGGCCGCGCGTGCCATGGGGCATTAGGGGCGTGCCGAAGCGCAATGCCGCGACCGGCCCCGATCCCCGCTGGGTCCTGAGCGGCCTCGCGCTGGCGCTGGCCCTGGTCGGTCTGGCGGCCAGCGCCAGCGGCGCCGTATCCATTCCCCTGAGCGAGCTGCCGGACCTTCTGTGGCACGCGGCCACGCCGCGCACCGAGCTATGGCGCAACGTGCTGCTCGATATCCGGATGCCACGCGTGGTTTTCGCCTTCGTCGCGGGCGCGGCGCTGGCGGTCAGCGGCGCCGCGATGCAGGCGCTGTTTCGCAATCCCCTGGCGGAGCCGGGCCTGATCGGCATTTCCGCCGGCGGCGCGCTGGGCGCGGTGGCCGCCATCGTGCTGACGTCCGGCGGGTTCCAGCTCGTGGCGCCCGCGGCTTTCGCGGGCAGCCTGGCGGCGACCCTGTGCGCCTATGCGCTGGGACGGCGCGTGCCCGGCGTGGCCGGTCTGCTTCTGGCGGGCATCGCGATCAATGCGGTCGCCGGCAGCATGATCGGCCTGATTACCTTCGTGGCCAATGACGCCCAACTGCGCGATATCACGTTCTGGACCATGGGCAGCCTGGCCGGCGCCAACTGGCGCTTGCTGGCTTTCCTGGGGCCGTGGACCTTGCTGATGTCCCTGTGGCTGATGCGCCAGTGGCGGGTGATGAATGCGCTGTTGCTGGGCGAGCGCGAAGCGCAACACCTCGGGTACGCGCTGCGGCGTGTGCGCGCGCAGCTGGTCCTGGCCTGCGCCCTCATCGTCGGGCCGCTGGTTGCCGCCACCGGCGGCATCGGCTTCGTCGGGCTGGTGGTGCCGCATCTGGTCCGCATGACGCTGGGCGCGAATCACCGGTGGCTGCTGCCGGCCTGCGTGCTGGCCGGCGCACTGGCGCTGACGCTGGCGGACTGGCTGTCGCGCGTGGCCGTCGTGCCCGCCGAGCTGCCGATCGGCCTCGTGACGAGCCTGGTGGGTGGGCCTTTCTTCCTGTGGCTGCTGGCGCGGGGCGGGAAGCAGGCATGACACTGGCCGCGGAAAACATTTCGGTGACACGTGGCGGCGTCCGCATCCTGGACGACGTATCCCTGGCGGTGCAGCCCGGTGAAGTCGTGGGCCTGCTGGGCGCCAATGGCGCCGGCAAGTCCACGCTGCTGGGGGCCTTGGCGGGCGAGCACCGCGCCGACGCGGGCAAGGTGGTGTTGGACGGCACCGAACTGCGCCACCTGTCGCACCGTGCGCAGGCGCGCTGCCGCGCGGTGTTGCCGCAAAAGCCCGGCCTGGCGTTCGACCTGGATGTGCGGGATGTGGCGGCGATGGGCGCCTATCCCTTTCCGGCATTGTCGCCGGCGCACGTCGATGCGCTGGTGACCGAGGCGCTGGACCTGGCCGATGTCCGTCACCTCGTTGCGCGACGCTACCCCGAACTGTCCGGCGGCGAGCAGCAGCGCGTGCAGTTCGCCCGGGTGCTGGTTCAGTGCAATGCCGCGCGTGACGACGGCGCGTCATCACGCTATCTGTTGCTGGACGAGCCCACGGCCAGCCTGGACCCCCGGCACCAGGCCGATCTGCTGCGCATCGCCGCGCGGATCGCGCACCTGGGCACCACCGGGGTGCTTGTCATCCTGCACGACATCAACCTCGCTGCGCGATGGTGCGATCGGCTGTTGCTGCTGAGCGCGGGCGGTACGGTTGCCGTCGGTACGCCGCCAGAAGTCCTTACACCCGCCAACCTGAATCTGGCCTACGGCATCGACGCCCATGTGATGCCCCATCCCCTGCAGCCGCAGCGCCTGCTCGTACTGGTTTCCTGACACCATCATCGGCGGAACCACAGGTACGACAGCGTGCAGGCCATGGCCAGCAACAGGGCGGCCGCCGCGGTCAGCAGCGCCGAGATCTCGGTGTCCTTGCGTTCGAGCGACAGGCGGGTGCTGAGATTGCGGTAAACCTGGCTCAGGTCGGCGGCGGACCCGGCCTGGAAGTACTCGCCGCCCGTCATCTTGGCCACTGCCCGCAATGTCGGTTCGTCCAATTGCATGAAATACGACATGCCTTCTTCGCCGATATAGCCGCCCTGGCGCGTACCGAAGCCCACGGCATAGATGCGCACGCCACGCTTGGCGGCCATGCGTGCCACTTCGACGGGGTCCGGGCCGGTGGTGCGGCGGCCATCGCTAAGCAGAATGATGGCGCCGTTCGGATAGGATCCCGGCTCCACGGGCGGTCGCTCCTGTTCCCGTTTGCGGGCCGCTTCGGCAGCGCCGTTCCGGCCCAGCGGCGCGGCCTGCCGATCGAAGCGCAGCGACGGCGTGTTCAGCAGCACCGCTTCGACATCGATGCCGTCGTTCGGAAAGAGCGTGGCCAGCGCGACGATCAATCCACTGCCGGTGGCCGTGCCGCGTTGCAGTTCGAACCGGTCGATGGCGTCGAGCATGTCCTGCCGGTTGTCGGTGGGCGGCTGCACGACGGTCGCCGCCGCGGCAAAGGAAACGATGCCCAGCCGCACGCTGGGCGGCAGTTCGGCGATGAAGTTCCTTGCCGCCTGCTGTGCGGCAACGATGCGCGTGGGCGCGACATCGCCCGCTTCCATGCTGCGCGAGACATCCATGGCGAGCACCAGGGTCAGCGTATCCGCTGGCAGCGTGACGGTCGCGGTGGGGCGCGCGCAGGCCAACAAGGCGGCGGCCAGGGCGAGCAGGAAGAGTAGCGGCGGGATATGGCGCCGCAGGCGCTGGCGGGGGCCGAGCGCCGCCCGCGCCAGCGCAACGCTGGGGTAGAGCAGCGCGGCCTTCTTGCGCCGGGCGAGCACGTACACATAGGCCGCCACAAGGATGGGCAGCGCCAAAAGCAGCCAAAGCATTTCGGGCCAGAGAAACCGCATACAGTTCTCCTTGGCGCGTTGATGCGTCGATGGTACTTTACTCCGACGGCGGCACGGGACTTCGGTGGCTGCGATGAAACGGCGTGCGATCTACGGATGGACGGCGGGGGCGGCGGCGCTGGTGGTCGCGGCGGGCCTTTCCTTTGCCTGGTACATGCAACCGCGCTGGCGGCTGCTCACGCAGGCCGACATCGACGCCGCCGTCCTGCACACGTTGCAGACCAAGCGGCTGCCATCGCGCACCGCGCGAGCGGCCGAAGCGGTCCAGCAATCGGTCGTCGAAATCCATGGCTATCCTGCCGTGCAGGAGGAAGCCAAGCCCGCCGCGCCGCAGGATGGCGGACAGGGGCCGCCGCAGGATCCACCCCAAGGACCGTACCGGGGACCGCCGCAGGAGCCGCGTGCCGAGCCTGCGCCACCGCAGGGGCAGGGGCGCGAGTCCGCGCCGGTACCGCCACAGGCGCCGGCCCGGCCGCCCAACCCCACACCGCCGCAGGCGCAAGGCCCGGACGTGCCACGTTCAGCGCCTCCGCAGGCCCAGGTTCCGCCACCGTCCCAGGAGCACGCGCCGGACGGCAAGGGCCAGGGCGAGGCCAGGCGAGGACCGGTCAATATCGGATCCGGCGTGGTGGTGACCGAAGGCGGTCTCATCCTTACGAACTACCACGTCATCGCCGGCGCCGCGCGGCTGACGGTGACCTTCCACGACGGCAGCGAGTCGGAAGCCTCGGTGCTCAGCGTCCAGCCGGAAAAAGACCTGGCGGTCATCCGCGCCAAGTCGCTGCCTGACGACCTGCCGCCTGCCACGCTGGGGTCCAGCCGGGACCTGGCGCCGGGCGACGAAGTGGTCGCGGTCGGCTTTCCCTTCGGTATCGGCCCGTCGGTGTCCGCCGGCGTGGTGTCCGGGCTCAACCGCGAATTCGTTTCGGCGGAGAGCAAGCAGGACCTCGATCACCTGATCCAGTTCGACGCCGCCGCCAATCCCGGCAATTCCGGCGGTCCCCTGGTCAATATGGACGGCGAGGTGGTGGGCATCGTCACCGCCATCCTGAACCCCGCGAAAACCGGCACCTTCGTCGGCATCGGCTTCGCGACCACCATCGAAAGCGCCGGCACGGCCGTGGGCTTTTCTCCTTTCTAGAGAGGTGCAGGCGTATGAACGACCAAGCCCTGAGCGCCGTGGACAGCGCCAACCTGATGGAGCGTCTGCTGTACGAGGTGAAACGCGTGGTGGTGGGACAGGACCATTTCCTGGAACGGGTATTGGTTGCCGTCCTCGCGCGGGGCCACCTGCTGGTCGAAGGCGTGCCGGGCCTGGCCAAGACGCTCACCGTCAACACCCTGGCCAAGACCATGGGCGGGTCGTTCAAGCGCATCCAGTTCACGCCAGACCTGCTGCCCGCCGACCTGGTGGGCACGCGCATGTACAACCAGCGCACGGGGGAATTTTCCACGGTGCTCGGCCCCATCTTCGCGAACCTGCTGCTGGCCGACGAAATCAATCGCGCGCCGGCCAAGGTGCAGAGCGCGCTGCTGGAAGTGATGCAGGAAAGACAGGTAACCATCGCCGGCGAGACCCATCCGGTACCGGTGCCTTTCCTGGTAATGGCGACGCAGAATCCGATAGAGACCGAAGGCACCTATCCCTTGCCGGAAGCGCAGATCGACCGCTTCCTGATGAAGGTGCTGGTGGGCTATCCCACGGATGAAGAAGAGGTGGTCATCGTCAACCGCGTGACCGGGCCGCGTATCGACGTCAACAGGGTCGCCATGACGGAACAACTCGCCTTGCTCCAGGATGAATGCCGCCGGGTGTATGTGGATCCGGGCCTGGTCCACTATGCGGTCCGTGTGGTGGGCGCCACGAGGGCGCCGGGCAACTGCGGTCTGCCTGAACTGCAGCGCTACATCACCTTCGGCGCCAGTCCGCGCGCCACCATCGGCCTGATCGAGGGCGGTCGCGCGCTGGCCTTCCTGCGTGGCCGCCACTACGTGCTGCCGGAAGACGTGGTCGACCTGGTGCCCGACGTGTTGCGGCACCGTATCGTGCTTTCCTACGAGGCCTTGTCCGAAGGGATCAGCGCCGACGAAATCGTCGCGCGCGTGTTGCGCGCGTTGCCGGCGCCCGAGCGTCCGCTGGAATCCCATGTTCGGGTTGCTGCGGTTTAAGCGGCGGCGCGCGCCTCCCGGCGACGCACGGCCCGCGGGGGCGGGCGGGCTGGCGCCCGACATATCGGCGAGCCGCGCGGAGGCCCTCGTGCGGCGGCTCGAGTGGACGGTGATCCGCCGCCTCGATGGATTGCTCCAGGGCGACTATCGCACGCTGTTCCGCGGCTTCGGGCTGGATCTTGCCGACCTGCGCGAATACCGGCCCGGCGACGACGTGCGCTATATGGACTGGAATGTGACGGCGCGCCTGCAAACGCCTTACGTGCGCGAGTTCCAGGAAGACCGCGAGGTTTCCGCCTGGTTCCTGCTGGATATGAGCGGCTCGGTGGACTTCGGTTCGCAGGGTGTGCGCAAGCGGGCGCTGCTGGACGAGTTCACCGCAGTCATGGCGCGCCTGCTGACCCGCTACGGAAACAGGGTGGGGGCCGTGGTGTATGTGGGCGCCGACGACACGCGTCCCCTCGTCGTGCCGGCCCGGGCGGGACGGCGCCACCTGCTGCATCTGCTCGATCGCATGCTGGCGGCGCCGCCCGCGGTGCGCGGCGAAACGCGGCTGAGCGATTTGCTCGAGCACGCCAGGATGGCCGTGGGACGGCGATCCGCGCTGTTCGTGGTGTCCGACTTCATCAGCGCGCCGGGTTGGGAGGCGCCGCTGGGCAAGCTGGCCCGGCGGCATGATGTCGTGGCGGTGCGCCTGCGCGATCCCCTGGAGACCGCCTTGCCGGATCTGGGCCTGGTCGTCCTGCAGGATGCGGAAACGGGGGAACAGTTGTTCGTCGATACGCACGATGCAAGCTTCCGCAAGCGCTTCGCGGAAGCGGCGCAGGCCCGCGAGACCGGCCTGCAGCAGGCGTTCGCGCACGCCGGCGTGACCTGCCTGACGCTGGCGACCGACGCACGCCTGGATCTGGCCCTGCTGGAATTCGCCCGCCGGCGGCGCGCGCCGGGCAAGGGCGGCATGCCCGCGGATCCCGCGCTCGACGACGCGGGGCAGGCGCAGCGGCAAGGCGGGGAACAGGGCCAGCAACAATGGGGACAACAGCAGCAAGGGGAACGACAGCAGCAAGGGGAACGACAGCAGCAAGGCCGGGAACAAGGCCAGGTGGGAAGGAGACCCATATGAGCCAGCTCGCCGCCCTGGAGTTCCTGTGGCCCAGAATGCTCTGGCTGCTCGTGCTGCCCCCTGTCCTGGCCATTGCGTACCTATGGCATGAGCGGCGCCGGCGCCGCGTGGCCGTGAGCTATCCCGCCTTGATGACGGTCGGGGCCGTTGCACGCGGCGGCAGCGGTTGGCGTCGCCATGTACCGGCGGTGCTGATGTTCGTGGCCCTGACGGCGTTGACCCTGGCCATCGCGCGTCCGCAGGCGATGATGGTGCTGCCATCGCGTGTCGAAACCGTTCTGCTGGCCGTGGATACCTCCGGCAGCATGAAAGCGGAGGACATCAAGCCGACCCGCATGCATGCCGCGCAGCAGGCCGCCAAGGTGTTCCTGGACGAGCAGCCCGTCGGCGTCAGGGTAGGGCTGATCGCGGTGGCGGGCACCGCCGCGGTGGCGCAGCCGCCGACGCGCAACAAGGCGGATGTGGTGGCGGCCATCGACCGCCTCCAGGCGCAGCGGGGCACCGCGCTGGGCAGCGGCCTGATCATCGCGCTCACGACCCTGCTGCCGCAGGCCGGCATCGATGCCGAGCGC
Coding sequences within it:
- a CDS encoding heme/hemin ABC transporter substrate-binding protein; the protein is MKKLLVVVLGWMIASWACAAPPSRVVTLGGSVTEIVYGLGQGARLVGDDLSSLYPEAATRLPRVGYYRAVPVEGVLALQPDLVLASEQAGPPHALKRLADVGVRVVTVPDAPSIESLQARIRAVAEALGVQAAGERMVADVARQMERARAVPATRARAILLINRSGTPQAAGQGTAANEIMTQAGLVNVLQAQQGYKPVSAEAVAALAPELIVVTATSLQASGGIDALLRLPGLAATPAGAHRRVIVMDDLLILGLGPRLPLALTQLKQEAARAMGH
- a CDS encoding FecCD family ABC transporter permease; the encoded protein is MSGLALALALVGLAASASGAVSIPLSELPDLLWHAATPRTELWRNVLLDIRMPRVVFAFVAGAALAVSGAAMQALFRNPLAEPGLIGISAGGALGAVAAIVLTSGGFQLVAPAAFAGSLAATLCAYALGRRVPGVAGLLLAGIAINAVAGSMIGLITFVANDAQLRDITFWTMGSLAGANWRLLAFLGPWTLLMSLWLMRQWRVMNALLLGEREAQHLGYALRRVRAQLVLACALIVGPLVAATGGIGFVGLVVPHLVRMTLGANHRWLLPACVLAGALALTLADWLSRVAVVPAELPIGLVTSLVGGPFFLWLLARGGKQA
- a CDS encoding heme ABC transporter ATP-binding protein, translated to MTLAAENISVTRGGVRILDDVSLAVQPGEVVGLLGANGAGKSTLLGALAGEHRADAGKVVLDGTELRHLSHRAQARCRAVLPQKPGLAFDLDVRDVAAMGAYPFPALSPAHVDALVTEALDLADVRHLVARRYPELSGGEQQRVQFARVLVQCNAARDDGASSRYLLLDEPTASLDPRHQADLLRIAARIAHLGTTGVLVILHDINLAARWCDRLLLLSAGGTVAVGTPPEVLTPANLNLAYGIDAHVMPHPLQPQRLLVLVS
- a CDS encoding VWA domain-containing protein, translating into MRFLWPEMLWLLLALPILVAAYVYVLARRKKAALLYPSVALARAALGPRQRLRRHIPPLLFLLALAAALLACARPTATVTLPADTLTLVLAMDVSRSMEAGDVAPTRIVAAQQAARNFIAELPPSVRLGIVSFAAAATVVQPPTDNRQDMLDAIDRFELQRGTATGSGLIVALATLFPNDGIDVEAVLLNTPSLRFDRQAAPLGRNGAAEAARKREQERPPVEPGSYPNGAIILLSDGRRTTGPDPVEVARMAAKRGVRIYAVGFGTRQGGYIGEEGMSYFMQLDEPTLRAVAKMTGGEYFQAGSAADLSQVYRNLSTRLSLERKDTEISALLTAAAALLLAMACTLSYLWFRR
- a CDS encoding S1C family serine protease gives rise to the protein MKRRAIYGWTAGAAALVVAAGLSFAWYMQPRWRLLTQADIDAAVLHTLQTKRLPSRTARAAEAVQQSVVEIHGYPAVQEEAKPAAPQDGGQGPPQDPPQGPYRGPPQEPRAEPAPPQGQGRESAPVPPQAPARPPNPTPPQAQGPDVPRSAPPQAQVPPPSQEHAPDGKGQGEARRGPVNIGSGVVVTEGGLILTNYHVIAGAARLTVTFHDGSESEASVLSVQPEKDLAVIRAKSLPDDLPPATLGSSRDLAPGDEVVAVGFPFGIGPSVSAGVVSGLNREFVSAESKQDLDHLIQFDAAANPGNSGGPLVNMDGEVVGIVTAILNPAKTGTFVGIGFATTIESAGTAVGFSPF
- a CDS encoding AAA family ATPase, with translation MNDQALSAVDSANLMERLLYEVKRVVVGQDHFLERVLVAVLARGHLLVEGVPGLAKTLTVNTLAKTMGGSFKRIQFTPDLLPADLVGTRMYNQRTGEFSTVLGPIFANLLLADEINRAPAKVQSALLEVMQERQVTIAGETHPVPVPFLVMATQNPIETEGTYPLPEAQIDRFLMKVLVGYPTDEEEVVIVNRVTGPRIDVNRVAMTEQLALLQDECRRVYVDPGLVHYAVRVVGATRAPGNCGLPELQRYITFGASPRATIGLIEGGRALAFLRGRHYVLPEDVVDLVPDVLRHRIVLSYEALSEGISADEIVARVLRALPAPERPLESHVRVAAV
- a CDS encoding DUF58 domain-containing protein, encoding MFGLLRFKRRRAPPGDARPAGAGGLAPDISASRAEALVRRLEWTVIRRLDGLLQGDYRTLFRGFGLDLADLREYRPGDDVRYMDWNVTARLQTPYVREFQEDREVSAWFLLDMSGSVDFGSQGVRKRALLDEFTAVMARLLTRYGNRVGAVVYVGADDTRPLVVPARAGRRHLLHLLDRMLAAPPAVRGETRLSDLLEHARMAVGRRSALFVVSDFISAPGWEAPLGKLARRHDVVAVRLRDPLETALPDLGLVVLQDAETGEQLFVDTHDASFRKRFAEAAQARETGLQQAFAHAGVTCLTLATDARLDLALLEFARRRRAPGKGGMPADPALDDAGQAQRQGGEQGQQQWGQQQQGERQQQGERQQQGREQGQVGRRPI
- a CDS encoding VWA domain-containing protein, translating into MSQLAALEFLWPRMLWLLVLPPVLAIAYLWHERRRRRVAVSYPALMTVGAVARGGSGWRRHVPAVLMFVALTALTLAIARPQAMMVLPSRVETVLLAVDTSGSMKAEDIKPTRMHAAQQAAKVFLDEQPVGVRVGLIAVAGTAAVAQPPTRNKADVVAAIDRLQAQRGTALGSGLIIALTTLLPQAGIDAERFMNTGNAKAPEPARAPGRPPDAVSRPAERAAGPQAEGGPVAPGSYAAGAIVLLSDGESNAGPDAVQAATIAAEHGVRVYTVGVGTPEGTVLRLEGMAARVKLDEAALKKVADMTGAEYFRAQDAAELKSVYRTLSARLALGKRQPVEVTALFTALGTLLAACAALLSLRWFGRVL